GGGCACCGAGGTCTGGGAGTCCTTCCGCGAGCGCAACGACCCCGAGGCCGCCAAGACCCTGCACGACGGCCAGCGCTTCCCGTACGCCGTCAAACCGGCCAGGGCCAAGGGCGTGGCACTGCCGGACCGCGGCTCGGTCACCGCCGAGCCACTGGTGTACGACCGCACCGGCGCGGCCACCGTCAAGGGCGACAAGGCGCCGCAGGATCCCGTCAGGGCGCCCAAGAAGTACCGGAAGCTGGAGGGCCTCTTCAAGGACGGGGTGCTGCCCAAGGGCAGCTTCAACCCCACCCAGCACCGCGGGATGTCCAACGCCCTGCTGGTCTCCGGCAAGCACACCGCGAGCGGCCACCCCGTCGCCGTCTTCGGCCCGCAGACCGGCTACTTCGCGCCCCAGCTGCTGATGCTCCAGGAGATCCAGGGCCCCGGCATCAGCGCCCGCGGCGCCTCCTTCGCGGGCGTCGGGATGTACGTCCAGCTCGGCCGCGGCCAGGACTACGCCTGGAGCGCCACCTCCGCAGGCCAGGACATCACCGACACCTACGCCGTCGAGCTGTGCAACGCGGACGGCTCGAAGCCCACCAAGGACTCCACCTCCTACCGCTACCGCGGCGCCTGCGTCCCCATGGAGAAACTGGAGCGCACCAACTCCTGGAAGCCCACCGTCGCCGACCCGACGGCGGCCGGCTCGTACCGGATGCAGGTCTTCCGCACCAAGTACGGGACCGTCACCCACCGCGCCACCGTCGGCGGCAAGCCCGTCGCCTACACCGCGCAGCGCTCCACCTACCGCCACGAGGCCGACTCGATCATCGGCTTCCAGATGCTCAACGACCCCTCGTACGTACGCGACGCCGCGACCTTCCAGCAGGCCGCCCAGCACATCGGCTACGCCTTCAACTGGTTCTACGCCGACTCCCGCGACATCGCCTACTACAACAGCGGCCTCAACCCGGTCCGCAATCCCGACGTCGACCCGTCGCTGCCCGTCACCGCGGACGACGCCTACGAGTGGCGCGGCTACGACCCCGCCACCAACACCACCGACTACACCCCACCCGCCCAGCACCCGCAGTCCGTCAACCAGGACTACTACGTCTCCTGGAACAACAAGCAGGCCAAGGACTACGACTCGGCCGGCTTCGGCAACGGTTCGGTGCACCGCGCCGATCTGCTGAACGACCGGGTGCGCGCGCTGACCGCGGAGGGCGGGGTGACCCGGGCCTCGCTGACCCGGGCGATGTCCGAGGCCGCGGTCACCGACCTGCGCGGCGAGGACGTGCTGCCCGAACTCCTGCGCGTGGTGGGCAGCAAGCCGGTCACCGAGCCCGCCCTGAAGACCGCGGTGCAGCAGCTGGCGGCCTGGCGCAAGGACGGCGCCCAGCGCCGGGAGACCGCCGCGGGCTCGCACACCTACACCCACCCCGACGCGGTGCGCCTGATGGACGCCTGGTGGCCGCTGCTGGCCGAGGCCGTCTTCAAGCCCGGTCTCGGCGGCGACCTCTACGACGCGCTGAAGGCGGACCTCGCCGTCGACGAGTCACCGTCCGCGGGCCACGGACCGACCGGCGGACACGCCGGATCGGCCTTCCAGTACGGCTGGTGGAGCTACGTCGACAAGGACCTGCGCTCCGTCCTCGGTGACAAGGTCAACGGCCCGCTCGGGCAGCGCTACTGCGGCGACGGCGACCTGTCCGCCTGCCGTGACACCCTGCTGACCACGCTCCGGCAGGCCGCCGCCGCGACGGCCGAGCAGGTCTACCCGGGCGACGCCAGCTGCAAGGCCGGCGACCAGTGGTGCGCCGACGCGATCATCCACCGCGCGGTGGGCGGTCTGACGCACGACACCATCAGCTGGCAGAACCGGCCGACCTACCAGCAGGTCGTGGAGTTCCCGGCACACCGCTGACGCGCACCGGCGAAGGCCCCGGGGAGAGCCGCCCCGGGGCCTTCGCCCTCCCCGCGGGATATGCTGCACCGTCCTGAATTCCGGGGACGGGGAGGCGAGTAGGGGCGCATGACCTTGTCAGGTCCGCAGCAATACCCGACAGAGTTGCTCGACACCACCATGGACCAGCTGCGCACGCTGATCGTCGTCCACGAGGCGGGGACCGCGCTGCGCGCCGCCCGCCTGCTGGGCCGCGAACAGTCCAGCGTGCAGAAGCAGTTGGACACCATGAACCGCACCTTCGCGGCACTGTGCGGGGAGGAACTGGTCCTCAAACAGGGCCGGGGGCAGGACGCCCTGTTCACCGCGACCGGAGAGGCACTGGTCGGCCTGGCGCGGCGCACCCTCGACGCGTGGTCGGACGGGGTGCACGACGCCCGCCGCCGCCTCGGCCGGACGCTGTCGGTCGGCTCCACCCGCTACACGCTCGGCTTCCTGCTGGACGCCGTGGAACGCGTCAGCGAGGACTACGCCCGCGACCACGTCGACCTCAAGGTCACCCACGTCCGCACCGCTGACCTCTTCACCAAACTGCGCGCCAAGGAACTCGACCTGGTCTGCGGCAGCGTCGTCGTCACCGAAGGCCGGGAAGCGGAGCTGCTGGCGCCGTACGAGGTCATGGAATGGCGGCGCAGCGGCCTGTCGCTGCTGACGAACCTGCCACCGGACCGGCTCCCCGGCACGTCCTTCCGGGCCGCGGACCTCACCCGGCTGCCCCTGGTGCTCTCCACCCGCGGCCTCATCAGCCGCTTCCTGACCTCGTGGTACGGCCCCGACTACCGTCAGAAGCTGTCCGTGGCCGCCGAGATAGAGGCCGCGCACTACGGCTTCGAGCTGCTGCGCTCAGGGGTGGTGAGCGGCGCGATGCTGGTCACCCGGGGCATCGGGGAGGCCGCCGCGGACGGCCGGCTCCCGGAGGCCGGCGGACTGCGCACGGTGCGGATCGTCGGGGACGTCGGCCCGCGGACCGAGGTGCTGGTCGGGGTCTTCACCCGGCGCGGCGAACGGGCGTCCGCCCCGCCCGGCCACCCGCTGAACCTGCTGTGGGAGGCGCTGTCGCGGGAGAGCGGACCGTGGTGGCTGAGCTCGTGAGAGCCGGGCCTGAATGACCCATGTGGGTGATGTGCCAGGATCATCACGCTATGTAAGGTGTGGCCCCGGTGAGGGGGAGAAATGGCATCCATCTTCCAGAACTGCGAGGCAGCCGAGAGGAACCAGAATGCTTCCGCAGACACATTTGCCGCCAAGGCCGAGCGGGGTAATGACCTCGGGGCCCACATAACACCTGATGGGGCGAAGATTCCCCTCGTCCGCGTCTTTGAGGAGTTCATTTCTGCGGGGGATACTGTGACCGGTTCCAAGCGGAACTACGAAGCGTCCCTCAACAAGAACATCAAACCTTACTTCGGCGATCGGGATCTTGGTTCCGTGAATCCGGCTGATATTCAAGGCTGGCTCACATGGATGCGAGAGCAGGGTTACGAGGACTCCACCACGGTAGTTCGCTACAGGATCTTGAGCAGCGTCTTCAACTACGCGGTGAACCGCGAGTACATCGCCAGGAACCCGTGCCACCGAGTCAAGGTGAAGCAGGCGAAGGCTCTGCGCAAGTCCAAGAAGAAGATCCAAATCCCTACGTTGGAGGAGATCGGGCGGCTGGCGGTTGAGCTGCCCGAGCAGCTTCAGCTGCTGGCATGGCTCATGTGCGGGTGCGGTCTCCGCATCGCTGAGGCTCTGGCCGTCACCTCGGGACAATTCGACTTTGAGGAGGGAGTGCTCTACGTCGACCGTCAGATCGTGGCCGACGGGGAGAACGAGGAGCCCCGGACCCGTACTCAGCGGGCGCACACGCGTGGCAGGGGTCGCGCCCTTCGCATCCGCCACCTGAAGTGGCGGGAAAACGACGAAGGGCGCGAGGTTCCGCTCAGCTCCTCCGTCGGGCGCAAGGTCCAGGAGCACATCAAGCGCCACGGCACCTTCCGTATCGAGGAAGGGCGCAACAGAATCACCGGTGACTACCTCTTCACCAATATCAGCCGGACCAACATCATGTCCCTGGCCTATATGGACAAGGTGTGGGGTGCCGCGGTGAAGGCCGCGGAACTCAGTAGGTCGGTCAAAAAGCACTGGCTCAGGCACTTCTTCGCCTCCGCTGCCCTGTCCAGGGGCGTGGCCGTCAATGAGGTGGCCGAGTGGCTGGGCCACACTGACCCCAAGGTCACCTAC
The sequence above is a segment of the Streptomyces lydicus genome. Coding sequences within it:
- a CDS encoding tyrosine-type recombinase/integrase, with translation MASIFQNCEAAERNQNASADTFAAKAERGNDLGAHITPDGAKIPLVRVFEEFISAGDTVTGSKRNYEASLNKNIKPYFGDRDLGSVNPADIQGWLTWMREQGYEDSTTVVRYRILSSVFNYAVNREYIARNPCHRVKVKQAKALRKSKKKIQIPTLEEIGRLAVELPEQLQLLAWLMCGCGLRIAEALAVTSGQFDFEEGVLYVDRQIVADGENEEPRTRTQRAHTRGRGRALRIRHLKWRENDEGREVPLSSSVGRKVQEHIKRHGTFRIEEGRNRITGDYLFTNISRTNIMSLAYMDKVWGAAVKAAELSRSVKKHWLRHFFASAALSRGVAVNEVAEWLGHTDPKVTYGMYAHLMPEAPERLRSVMDSIFEELDGPFLGTAAQPSRSTARTTCPAPSSAVTSAASCRARCR
- a CDS encoding penicillin acylase family protein, with amino-acid sequence MRRRTGRLRTAAAAALFALGATVLAPPSTVAAAPNDANDYCQGQCADILPPGATGNATLVEILGNKLFGTHPEHSTDQLAPYGALAAGYPSLTDDTLTKFFNDASFGVPEDQVGKVTAPRDDVTITRDKKTGVPHIKGTTRYGTEYGAGYAAGQDRLWLMDLFRHIGRGELTSFAGGAPANQGLEQEFWPQAPYTEKDLQEQVDYIRDHNGERGKQAMADAQAYVDGINAYREQSKNGRYFPGEYVLTGHVDAITNAGEIEPFKLTDLIALASVVGGLFGNGGGGEVTNALSLLAAQQKYGVEKGTEVWESFRERNDPEAAKTLHDGQRFPYAVKPARAKGVALPDRGSVTAEPLVYDRTGAATVKGDKAPQDPVRAPKKYRKLEGLFKDGVLPKGSFNPTQHRGMSNALLVSGKHTASGHPVAVFGPQTGYFAPQLLMLQEIQGPGISARGASFAGVGMYVQLGRGQDYAWSATSAGQDITDTYAVELCNADGSKPTKDSTSYRYRGACVPMEKLERTNSWKPTVADPTAAGSYRMQVFRTKYGTVTHRATVGGKPVAYTAQRSTYRHEADSIIGFQMLNDPSYVRDAATFQQAAQHIGYAFNWFYADSRDIAYYNSGLNPVRNPDVDPSLPVTADDAYEWRGYDPATNTTDYTPPAQHPQSVNQDYYVSWNNKQAKDYDSAGFGNGSVHRADLLNDRVRALTAEGGVTRASLTRAMSEAAVTDLRGEDVLPELLRVVGSKPVTEPALKTAVQQLAAWRKDGAQRRETAAGSHTYTHPDAVRLMDAWWPLLAEAVFKPGLGGDLYDALKADLAVDESPSAGHGPTGGHAGSAFQYGWWSYVDKDLRSVLGDKVNGPLGQRYCGDGDLSACRDTLLTTLRQAAAATAEQVYPGDASCKAGDQWCADAIIHRAVGGLTHDTISWQNRPTYQQVVEFPAHR
- a CDS encoding LysR family transcriptional regulator gives rise to the protein MTLSGPQQYPTELLDTTMDQLRTLIVVHEAGTALRAARLLGREQSSVQKQLDTMNRTFAALCGEELVLKQGRGQDALFTATGEALVGLARRTLDAWSDGVHDARRRLGRTLSVGSTRYTLGFLLDAVERVSEDYARDHVDLKVTHVRTADLFTKLRAKELDLVCGSVVVTEGREAELLAPYEVMEWRRSGLSLLTNLPPDRLPGTSFRAADLTRLPLVLSTRGLISRFLTSWYGPDYRQKLSVAAEIEAAHYGFELLRSGVVSGAMLVTRGIGEAAADGRLPEAGGLRTVRIVGDVGPRTEVLVGVFTRRGERASAPPGHPLNLLWEALSRESGPWWLSS